The proteins below are encoded in one region of Populus alba chromosome 2, ASM523922v2, whole genome shotgun sequence:
- the LOC118049208 gene encoding preprotein translocase subunit SCY2, chloroplastic yields the protein MEATLGFTPRVFGFKPLNFRERTGSKLEECYPLCAKNRFSHRMNLAESGRGRFLLPNRPIIFRANKKISINSSDRHRTDYVNADALPVHEAMPPRSDDGAALLNLLDVNNLNSLQSPPKMFRNRFLNFGRMNSVINSAAESFFKSEIRRRLFVTAVLIVIGRVGYYIPLPGFDRRLIPRDYLSFVTGSVDELDFSTELKLSFFQLGISPQILASILMQVLCHVVPSLVKLRKEGLDGHEKIKSYIWWISLGFAIFEAIIVACYSLPYSVYAASQRVKHVMVTALLLVCGAMTMTWICDTISESGFGQGSSLIICVGILTGYTETLYKMLSQLSGSAASWWPYMFAVLGVFTIVTMWAVVVTEGCRKIKLQYYGFKLASAARDDSPITEVEPYIPFNINPSGMQPLLTTTYLLAVPSILAGILGSPFWERVKEILNPETSIGAEPWVYYSIYALFVFLFNIFDIANLPKEIADYLNKMGARIPNVKPGKATIEYLTKIQASTRFWGGLLLSVLATTSTILDHYLRRINEGFAIGFTSVLIIVGSIIELRRSYQAYNVMPSLSKALRRYGV from the exons ATGGAAGCAACTCTTGGCTTCACGCCTCGTGTATTTGGATTCAAACCACTCAATTTTCGAG AACGGACTGGAAGTAAACTTGAAGAATGTTATCCCCTATGTGCAAAAAACAGGTTTTCTCATAGGATGAATCTAGCAGAATCTGGCCGAGGGCGTTTCTTGTTACCTAATAGACCTATTATTTTTagagcaaacaaaaaaatctctatCAATTCTTCAGATCGGCATCGAACTGATTATGTGAATGCTGATGCATTGCCTGTACATGAAGCCATGCCACCTAGATCTGATGATGGGGCTGCTCTTCTCAATCTGCTTGATGTCAACAACTTGAATAGTTTGCAATCCCCACCTAAAATGTTTCGAAACAGGTTCCTCAATTTTGGTCGGATGAATTCTGTTATCAATAGTGCTGCTGAATCATTTTTCAAGAGTGAGATAAGAAGGAGGTTATTTGTGACAGCTGTCCTAATTGTAATTGGTCGTGTTGGATATTATATTCCTTTGCCTGGATTTGATAGAAGGTTGATACCTCGAGATTATCTAAGCTTTGTCACTGGATCTGTTG ATGAACTGGATTTCTCAACGGAACTGAAACTGTCGTTCTTTCAGCTTGGAATCAGTCCTCAGATATTAGCATCAATACTCATGCAG GTACTCTGCCATGTTGTTCCATCCCTGGTAAAGCTGCGGAAAGAAGGCTTGGATGGCCATGAGAAGATTAAGAGTTATAT ATGGTGGATATCACTTGGCTTTGCAATATTTGAGGCAATCATAGTTGCTTGCTATTCACTTCCTTATTCAGTTTATGCAGCCAGTCAAAG GGTCAAGCATGTGATGGTGACAGCTCTTTTGTTGGTCTGCGGTGCAATGACTATGACATGGATCTGCGACACGATATCAGAATCTGGATTCG GTCAAGGTTCATCTCTAATTATTTGTGTGGGAATCCTGACGGGTTACACTGAAACATTATACAAGATGCTGTCTCAGCTCTCAG GGAGTGCTGCTAGTTGGTGGCCTTATATGTTCGCAGTATTGGGTGTTTTTACCATTGTCACTATGTGGGCAGTTGTGGTGACCGAGGGTTGCAGGAAAATAAAGCTGCAATACTACGGCTTTAAACTTGCATCTGCTGCAAG AGATGATTCCCCAATTACTGAAGTGGAGCCTTATATCCCTTTCAACATTAATCCATCTGGAATGCAGCCTCTTCTCACCACGACATATCTCTTGGCTGTTCCCAGTATTCTTGCTGG TATCCTTGGTTCACCTTTCTGGGAGCGCGTTAAGGAGATATTGAACCCCGAAACTTCTATTGGTGCAGAGCCCTGGGTTTACTATTCAATATATGCattgtttgtctttttattcaatatatttgaCATT GCCAACTTGCCAAAGGAGATTGCAGATTACTTGAACAAAATGGGAGCTAGGATCCCAAATGTGAAACCTGGGAAGGCGACCATTGAGTACCTCACAAAGATCCAGGCATCAACACGTTTCTGGG GAGGTCTGTTGTTGAGTGTATTGGCAACTACATCAACCATTCTTGATCACTACTTGCGTCGTATCAATGAGGGATTTGCAATTGGGTTTACATCAGTTCTAATTATC GTGGGTTCTATTATTGAACTAAGGAGATCTTATCAAGCATATAATGTTATGCCAAGTTTGAGCAAAGCTCTAAGGCGGTATGGTGTGTAA
- the LOC118049209 gene encoding uncharacterized protein, producing MAGVEDGEVVLEEAIPWLPSHIVLDHEALWDSKDYVRHQPHHHHQYRRLPRLPLDQHPQRTKPSPGPNCQTKYATNWASGGPGMQAVFLDSGKKSSGTGVFLPQGAGTNMQSGKKPACARVLLPARVVQALNLNVHEIGLHITRRQDAKNKSKGRDCKSFKNKNSKDVSTQWSVVSNNENSSPETFLPEEWTY from the exons ATGGCTGGTGTTGAAGATGGAGAAGTTGTGCTGGAAGAAGCAATTCCATGGCTACCTTCTCATATTGTTCTAGATCACGAGGCTTTATGGGACTCCAag GATTATGTGAGGCACCAACCGCATCACCACCATCAATATCGCCGTCTTCCTAGATTGCCTCTAGACCAGCATCCACAG CGCACAAAACCCAGCCCAGGACCGAATTGCCAAACAAAATACGCCACTAATTGGGCATCGGGGGGCCCTGGAATGCAGGCTGTTTTCCTAGATTCTGGTAAAAAATCATCTGGGACTGGAGTTTTTCTTCCACAAGGGGCAGGCACCAACATGCAATCTGGGAAGAAGCCAG CTTGCGCTCGTGTTCTCCTTCCAGCACGGGTTGTTCAAGCTCTTAATCTCAACGTGCATGAAATAGGCTTGCACATAACACGCCGGCAAG ATGCCAAGAATAAATCGAAAGGCAGAGACTGCAAatctttcaagaataaaaatagcaaGGATGTATCAACACAATGGAGTGTTGTATCAAATAATGAGAATTCGTCGCCAGAGACATTTCTTCCCGAAGAGTGGACTTACTAA
- the LOC118049212 gene encoding transcription factor BHLH42 isoform X1, whose protein sequence is MAAPLSSRLQTMLQAAVQSVQWTYSLFWQMCPQQGILVWGDGYYNGPIKTRKTVQPMEVSTEEASLQRSQQLRELYDSLSIGETNQPERRPCAALSPEDLTETEWFYLMCVSFSFAPGAGLPGKAYDRKQHVWLTGANDIDSKTFSRAILAKSAGVQTVVCIPLLDGVVEFGTTDKVKEDLGFIQHVKSFFSDHHHLPPPKPALSEHSTSNPATSSDHPRLYSPPIPPFYVSADPPANADQMNEDEEEEEEEDDDDDQDDEEDQESDSEAETSREALLEPCQAQNPLQVAVVEPSELMQLEMSEGIRLGSPDDGSNNLDLDFPLISPESLMDHQSRADSFRTESARRWAPMLQDNPFSGSLQPSASGSPPLVDLAQEDTHYSQTVTTILQNQPIELAAEPSLNAYEAYSTESAFAKWMNRSDHCLNVPFETTSQWLLKYILFTVPYLHSKYREENSPKSRDGDATNKFRKGTPQDELSANHVLAERRRREKLNERFIILRSLVPFVTKMDKASILGDTIEYVKQLLKKIQDLEACNKQMESEQRSRSVDPPQTITTSTSLKEQDYGVTVADRARSVGPGSDKRKMRIVEDYTTGRAQPKSVDSLPSPEPMVDVEPEISVEVSIIERDALIELRCGYREGLLLDIMQMLRELRIETIAVQSSSNNGIFVGELRAKVKENVSGKKLSIVEVKRAIRLIIPHD, encoded by the exons GGGAGATGGGTATTACAATGGACCAATCAAGACTAGAAAAACAGTGCAGCCAATGGAGGTTAGTACTGAAGAAGCCTCCTTGCAAAGGAGCCAGCAGCTTAGAGAGCTCTACGATTCATTGTCTATAGGAGAGACCAACCAGCCAGAACGGAGGCCTTGCGCTGCCTTGTCACCGGAAGACTTAACGGAGACTGAATGGTTTTATCTGATGTGTGTGTCCTTCTCTTTCGCTCCTGGTGCTGG GTTACCAGGAAAGGCCTACGATAGGAAACAACATGTGTGGCTTACAGGTGCAAACGATATTGATAGCAAAACTTTCTCTAGAGCTATCCTTGCCAAG AGTGCTGGAGTTCAG ACTGTGGTATGCATCCCTCTCCTTGATGGCGTGGTTGAATTTGGAACAACCGACAAG GTGAAAGAGGATCTTGGGTTTATCCAACACGTAAAATCCTTTTTCAGTGACCACCACCACCTTCCTCCCCCAAAACCAGCTTTATCAGAGCACTCCACTTCCAACCCTGCCACCTCATCAGACCATCCTCGCTTATATTCTCCACCCATCCCTCCCTTCTATGTGTCTGCAGACCCGCCAGCCAATGCGGACCAAATGAATGAGgatgaagaagaggaagaagaagaagatgatgatgatgaccaGGATGATGAAGAGGACCAGGAGTCAGACTCAGAAGCTGAAACCAGTCGCGAAGCTCTCTTAGAACCGTGTCAGGCTCAAAACCCTCTTCAAGTGGCAGTAGTTGAGCCGAGCGAGTTGATGCAACTTGAGATGTCTGAGGGTATCAGGCTTGGTTCTCCTGATGATGGATCTAATAATTTGGACTTGGATTTTCCTCTGATTAGCCCAGAGAGCCTGATGGATCACCAGAGCCGAGCTGACTCGTTTAGAACGGAGTCTGCCCGGAGGTGGGCGCCAATGTTGCAAGACAACCCTTTCAGTGGTAGCCTTCAACCATCAGCTTCag GATCGCCTCCGCTAGTAGACTTGGCGCAAGAGGACACGCACTACTCCCAAACTGTCACCACCATCCTCCAAAACCAGCCAATTGAGCTTGCAGCAGAGCCATCGCTAAATGCATACGAGGCATACTCCACCGAATCAGCTTTTGCCAAGTGGATGAACCGCTCGGATCACTGCCTCAACGTACCATTCGAGACCACCTCCCAATGGCTACTAAAGTACATTCTATTTACCGTACCATACCTTCACAGCAAATACCGGGAAGAAAATTCCCCAAAGTCACGTGACGGTGACGCAACCAATAAGTTCCGCAAGGGGACCCCACAAGATGAGCTCAGTGCCAATCACGTGCTGGCCGAACGACGCCGTAGAGAGAAGTTAAACGAGAGGTTCATAATATTAAGGTCACTAGTGCCATTCGTGACCAAAATGGATAAAGCATCAATATTAGGGGACACGATTGAATACGTGAAGCAATTACTTAAGAAAATTCAGGATCTGGAGGCGTGTAATAAACAGATGGAGAGTGAGCAACGTTCAAGATCGGTGGACCCACCACAGACGATCACTACTTCCACTAGTTTGAAAGAGCAAGATTATGGGGTCACAGTGGCGGACCGGGCTAGGAGTGTTGGCCCAGGATCAGACAAGAGGAAGATGAGGATTGTGGAGGATTATACCACTGGCCGTGCCCAGCCCAAATCGGTGGATTCATTGCCATCGCCAGAGCCGATGGTCGATGTAGAACCGGAGATCAGCGTAGAGGTGTCGATAATAGAGAGGGACGCATTGATAGAGTTGAGATGTGGCTACAGAGAGGGGCTTTTACTTGACATAATGCAAATGCTGAGGGAGCTCAGGATAGAAACCATTGCAGTCCAGTCTTCTTCGAACAATGGGATCTTTGTAGGGGAATTGAGGGCCAAG GTGAAGGAGAATGTTAGTGGAAAGAAGTTGAGCATCGTGGAGGTGAAGAGGGCAATACGTCTAATAATACCCCATGATTGA
- the LOC118049212 gene encoding transcription factor BHLH42 isoform X2 codes for MAAPLSSRLQTMLQAAVQSVQWTYSLFWQMCPQQGILVWGDGYYNGPIKTRKTVQPMEVSTEEASLQRSQQLRELYDSLSIGETNQPERRPCAALSPEDLTETEWFYLMCVSFSFAPGAGLPGKAYDRKQHVWLTGANDIDSKTFSRAILAKTVVCIPLLDGVVEFGTTDKVKEDLGFIQHVKSFFSDHHHLPPPKPALSEHSTSNPATSSDHPRLYSPPIPPFYVSADPPANADQMNEDEEEEEEEDDDDDQDDEEDQESDSEAETSREALLEPCQAQNPLQVAVVEPSELMQLEMSEGIRLGSPDDGSNNLDLDFPLISPESLMDHQSRADSFRTESARRWAPMLQDNPFSGSLQPSASGSPPLVDLAQEDTHYSQTVTTILQNQPIELAAEPSLNAYEAYSTESAFAKWMNRSDHCLNVPFETTSQWLLKYILFTVPYLHSKYREENSPKSRDGDATNKFRKGTPQDELSANHVLAERRRREKLNERFIILRSLVPFVTKMDKASILGDTIEYVKQLLKKIQDLEACNKQMESEQRSRSVDPPQTITTSTSLKEQDYGVTVADRARSVGPGSDKRKMRIVEDYTTGRAQPKSVDSLPSPEPMVDVEPEISVEVSIIERDALIELRCGYREGLLLDIMQMLRELRIETIAVQSSSNNGIFVGELRAKVKENVSGKKLSIVEVKRAIRLIIPHD; via the exons GGGAGATGGGTATTACAATGGACCAATCAAGACTAGAAAAACAGTGCAGCCAATGGAGGTTAGTACTGAAGAAGCCTCCTTGCAAAGGAGCCAGCAGCTTAGAGAGCTCTACGATTCATTGTCTATAGGAGAGACCAACCAGCCAGAACGGAGGCCTTGCGCTGCCTTGTCACCGGAAGACTTAACGGAGACTGAATGGTTTTATCTGATGTGTGTGTCCTTCTCTTTCGCTCCTGGTGCTGG GTTACCAGGAAAGGCCTACGATAGGAAACAACATGTGTGGCTTACAGGTGCAAACGATATTGATAGCAAAACTTTCTCTAGAGCTATCCTTGCCAAG ACTGTGGTATGCATCCCTCTCCTTGATGGCGTGGTTGAATTTGGAACAACCGACAAG GTGAAAGAGGATCTTGGGTTTATCCAACACGTAAAATCCTTTTTCAGTGACCACCACCACCTTCCTCCCCCAAAACCAGCTTTATCAGAGCACTCCACTTCCAACCCTGCCACCTCATCAGACCATCCTCGCTTATATTCTCCACCCATCCCTCCCTTCTATGTGTCTGCAGACCCGCCAGCCAATGCGGACCAAATGAATGAGgatgaagaagaggaagaagaagaagatgatgatgatgaccaGGATGATGAAGAGGACCAGGAGTCAGACTCAGAAGCTGAAACCAGTCGCGAAGCTCTCTTAGAACCGTGTCAGGCTCAAAACCCTCTTCAAGTGGCAGTAGTTGAGCCGAGCGAGTTGATGCAACTTGAGATGTCTGAGGGTATCAGGCTTGGTTCTCCTGATGATGGATCTAATAATTTGGACTTGGATTTTCCTCTGATTAGCCCAGAGAGCCTGATGGATCACCAGAGCCGAGCTGACTCGTTTAGAACGGAGTCTGCCCGGAGGTGGGCGCCAATGTTGCAAGACAACCCTTTCAGTGGTAGCCTTCAACCATCAGCTTCag GATCGCCTCCGCTAGTAGACTTGGCGCAAGAGGACACGCACTACTCCCAAACTGTCACCACCATCCTCCAAAACCAGCCAATTGAGCTTGCAGCAGAGCCATCGCTAAATGCATACGAGGCATACTCCACCGAATCAGCTTTTGCCAAGTGGATGAACCGCTCGGATCACTGCCTCAACGTACCATTCGAGACCACCTCCCAATGGCTACTAAAGTACATTCTATTTACCGTACCATACCTTCACAGCAAATACCGGGAAGAAAATTCCCCAAAGTCACGTGACGGTGACGCAACCAATAAGTTCCGCAAGGGGACCCCACAAGATGAGCTCAGTGCCAATCACGTGCTGGCCGAACGACGCCGTAGAGAGAAGTTAAACGAGAGGTTCATAATATTAAGGTCACTAGTGCCATTCGTGACCAAAATGGATAAAGCATCAATATTAGGGGACACGATTGAATACGTGAAGCAATTACTTAAGAAAATTCAGGATCTGGAGGCGTGTAATAAACAGATGGAGAGTGAGCAACGTTCAAGATCGGTGGACCCACCACAGACGATCACTACTTCCACTAGTTTGAAAGAGCAAGATTATGGGGTCACAGTGGCGGACCGGGCTAGGAGTGTTGGCCCAGGATCAGACAAGAGGAAGATGAGGATTGTGGAGGATTATACCACTGGCCGTGCCCAGCCCAAATCGGTGGATTCATTGCCATCGCCAGAGCCGATGGTCGATGTAGAACCGGAGATCAGCGTAGAGGTGTCGATAATAGAGAGGGACGCATTGATAGAGTTGAGATGTGGCTACAGAGAGGGGCTTTTACTTGACATAATGCAAATGCTGAGGGAGCTCAGGATAGAAACCATTGCAGTCCAGTCTTCTTCGAACAATGGGATCTTTGTAGGGGAATTGAGGGCCAAG GTGAAGGAGAATGTTAGTGGAAAGAAGTTGAGCATCGTGGAGGTGAAGAGGGCAATACGTCTAATAATACCCCATGATTGA
- the LOC118049210 gene encoding general transcription and DNA repair factor IIH helicase subunit XPD, with amino-acid sequence MKFQIEDVTVYFPYDHIYPEQYSYMVELKRALDAKGHCLLEMPTGTGKTIALLSLITSYTISKPQGAIKLIYCTRTVHEMEKTLAELKLLHNYQVKHLGPAAKILAIGLSSRKNLCVNPNVLEANNRDSVDAACRKRTASWVRALAAENPNVETCEFFENYERAASGAVLPPGVYTLQDLRAYGKEKGWCPYFLARHMVQLANVVVYSYQYLLDPKVAGIISKEMQKESVVVFDEAHNIDNVCIEALSVSVRRQTLDGASRNISRIEQEINRFKATDANRLRDEYKRLVNGLALSGNLPGSDSWLSNPALPDDILREAVPGNIRRAEHFLHVLRRLLQYLTVRLDTENVEKESPISFVASINNQAGIDQKTLKFCYDRLHSLMLTLEITDTDEFLHVQTICDFATLVGTYSHGFSIIIEPFDERMPHIPDPVLQLSCHDASLAIKPVFDRFQSVVITSGTLSPIDLYPRLLNFHPVVSRSFKMSLTRDCICPMVLTRGSDQLPVSTKFDMRSDPGVVRNYGKLLVEMVSIVPDGIVCFFVSYSYMDGIINTWNESGLLKEIMQHKLVFIETQDVVETTLALDNYRRACDCGRGAVFFSVARGKVAEGIDFDRHYGRLVIMFGVPFQYTLSKILLARLEYLRDTFQIKEGDFLTFDALRQAAQCVGRVIRSKADYGMMIFADKRYSRHDKRSKLPGWILSHLRDAHLNLSTDMALHIAREFLRKMAQPYDKTGSSGKKTLLSQEDLEKMDDSGKQAMLY; translated from the exons atgaAGTTTCAAATCGAGGACGTGACCGTATACTTCCCGTACGATCACATATACCCGGAGCAATACTCCTACATGGTGGAGCTAAAGCGTGCACTAGACGCTAAAGGTCACTGCCTGCTTGAAATGCCTACAGGAACGGGAAAGACAATAGCCTTACTATCACTAATCACAAGCTACACTATCTCTAAACCTCAAGGCGCAATCAAGCTAATTTACTGCACTCGCACAGTTCACGAGATGGAGAAAACCCTAGCCGAATTGAAGTTATTGCATAATTATCAAGTCAAGCACCTCGGTCCTGCTGCCAAGATTTTGGCGATTGGATTGTCTTCGAGGAAGAATTTGTGTGTAAATCCTAATGTTTTGGAAGCGAATAATAGGGATTCGGTTGATGCTGCGTGTCGGAAAAGGACTGCGAGTTGGGTTAGGGCTTTGGCCGCGGAGAATCCGAATGTCGAGACTTGtgagttttttgaaaattacgaGAGGGCTGCTTCTGGTGCTGTTTTGCCTCCTGGGGTTTATACTCTTcag GATCTAAGGGCATATGGGAAAGAGAAAGGGTGGTGTCCATATTTTTTGGCAAGGCATATGGTGCAGCTTGCGAATGTAGTGGTTTATAGTTACCAATACTTGCTTGATCCGAAGGTGGCTGGGATCATATCCAAGGAAATGCAGAAGGAATCTGTTGTTGTGTTTGACGAGGCGCATAATATCGATAATGTATGTATTGAAGCACTTAGTGTTAGTGTGAGGAGGCAAACACTTGATGGAGCATCAAGAAATATCTCAAGGATTGAACAAGAGATTAACAG GTTCAAGGCCACTGATGCTAATAGACTGCGTGATGAGTACAAGCGGCTTGTTAATGGTTTGGCATTAAGTGGAAACTTACCTG GCTCAGATTCCTGGCTTTCAAATCCTGCCTTGCCTGATGACATTCTGAGGGAAGCAGTTCCTGGAAATATACGCCGGGCAGAACATTTTTTGCATGTTTTACGAAGATTGCTCCAGTATCTAACAGTGCGGTTGGATACTGAGAATGTTGAGAAGGAAAGCCCTATTAGCTTTGTTGCCTCCATAAACAACCAAGCTGGAATCGACCAGAAAACACTAAAGTTTTGTTATGATCGCCTACATTCACTTATGTTGACGTTGGAAATAACTGATACAGATGAGTTCTTGCATGTCCAAACAATATGTGACTTTGCAACACTAGTGGGGACATATTCTCATGGATTTTCCATCATAATTGAACCTTTTGATGAGAGAATGCCACATATTCCTGACCCTGTATTACAG CTCAGTTGCCATGATGCTTCTCTTGCTATAAAGCCCGTGTTTGACCGGTTTCAGTCAGTCGTAATTACATCTGGAACTCTAAGCCCAATTGATCTCTATCCCCGACTTCTTAATTTCCACCCTGTTGTCAGTCGAAGCTTTAAGATGTCCTTGACAAGAGATTGCATATGTCCAATGGTTCTCACTCGTGGAAG TGATCAACTTCCAGTGAGTACCAAATTTGATATGAGAAGTGATCCTGGTGTTGTAAGGAATTATGGGAAGCTATTGGTGGAGATGGTTTCTATTGTTCCAGATGGAATTGTGTGCTTTTTTGTGAGTTATTCGTACATGGATGGGATTATCAACACCTGGAATGAAAGTGGACTTCTAAAG GAAATAATGCAACATAAGCTTGTCTTTATTGAGACCCAAGATGTGGTAGAAACTACTTTGGCTCTTGACAACTATCGTAGGGCTTGTGATTGTGGGAGAGGTgctgtttttttctctgttgCCAG GGGAAAAGTAGCTGAAGGAATAGATTTTGATCGGCATTATGGCAGACTAGTGATCATGTTTGGTGTTCCTTTCCAGTACACCTTAAGCAA GATACTACTTGCACGGTTGGAGTATCTAAGGGACACATTTCAGATTAAGGAAGGGGATTTCCTAACATTTGATGCCCTG AGACAAGCTGCTCAATGTGTGGGCCGAGTGATCCGGTCAAAGGCTGATTACGGAATGATGATATTTGCTGACAAAAG GTATAGCCGTCATGACAAGCGTTCTAAATTGCCTGGTTGGATTTTGTCTCATTTACGTGATGCACACCTGAATTTGAGCACTGACATGGCACTGCATATAGCACGCGAG TTTCTTCGGAAGATGGCTCAACCATATGACAAGACTGGTTCTAGCGGTAAGAAAACCCTGTTATCACAAGAAGATTTGGAAAAGATGGATGACAGCGGTAAGCAGGCGATGCTGTATTAA